One genomic window of Halovivax cerinus includes the following:
- the ilvC gene encoding ketol-acid reductoisomerase yields MDGARTNGETERPKRVVTDGGTDVDDESPSFDATVYYEADADREYISGETVAVLGYGSQGHAHAQNLAESGVDVVVGLRADSSSWSAAEEDGLRVATPDEAAAQASVVSVLLPDTVQPDVYEASIEPNLEPGDTLQFAHGFNVHYNQITPPEGVDVTMIAPKSPGHLVRRNYENDQGTPGLLAVYQDATGTAREQALAYADALGCTRAGVVETTFREETETDLFGEQAVLCGGVTDLIKAGFETLVEAGYAPEMAYFECLNELKLIVDLLYEGGHMEMWNSVSDTAEYGGLTRGESVVDRDGMDEILTNVQNGEFAREWINENQANRPAYTQYREAEANHEIERVGAELRTLFAWGDAEGE; encoded by the coding sequence GTGGACGGAGCGAGGACCAACGGTGAAACCGAACGACCGAAGCGAGTCGTCACGGATGGCGGCACGGACGTCGACGACGAGTCGCCATCGTTCGACGCGACAGTCTACTACGAGGCGGACGCCGACAGGGAGTACATTTCCGGGGAGACGGTAGCCGTCCTGGGATACGGCTCGCAGGGCCACGCACACGCGCAGAATCTCGCCGAGAGCGGCGTCGACGTCGTCGTCGGTCTCAGGGCGGATAGTTCCTCCTGGTCAGCCGCGGAGGAAGACGGTCTGCGAGTCGCGACGCCGGACGAAGCCGCAGCGCAGGCGTCGGTCGTGAGCGTCCTGCTCCCGGACACGGTCCAGCCAGACGTCTACGAGGCGTCGATCGAACCGAACCTCGAACCGGGCGATACCCTGCAGTTCGCCCACGGGTTCAACGTCCACTACAACCAGATCACGCCGCCAGAGGGCGTCGACGTGACGATGATCGCGCCGAAGTCGCCGGGCCACCTGGTCCGTCGTAACTACGAGAACGACCAGGGGACGCCCGGCCTGCTGGCGGTCTACCAGGACGCGACCGGGACCGCACGCGAGCAGGCGCTTGCGTACGCCGACGCGCTCGGGTGTACGCGCGCCGGCGTCGTCGAGACCACGTTCCGCGAAGAGACGGAGACCGACCTCTTCGGCGAGCAGGCCGTCCTCTGTGGCGGCGTCACCGACCTGATCAAGGCTGGCTTCGAGACGCTCGTCGAGGCGGGGTACGCGCCCGAGATGGCGTACTTCGAGTGTCTGAACGAACTCAAGCTCATCGTCGACCTGCTGTACGAGGGTGGCCACATGGAGATGTGGAACTCGGTCTCCGACACGGCCGAGTACGGCGGCCTCACCCGCGGCGAGAGCGTCGTCGACCGCGATGGAATGGACGAGATCCTGACGAACGTCCAGAACGGCGAGTTCGCTCGCGAGTGGATCAACGAGAATCAGGCGAACCGGCCGGCATACACCCAGTATCGCGAGGCCGAAGCGAACCACGAGATCGAGCGCGTCGGCGCCGAACTGCGAACGCTGTTCGCCTGGGGCGACGCGGAGGGCGAGTGA
- the ilvN gene encoding acetolactate synthase small subunit, which produces MSGDGTGRSDDESEQNASLPGQAPSERPHPEARRNTDGIRIDPVVEAEHEPRRAVVSALVDHEPGVLAQVSGLVSRRQFNIESLTVGPTTVDGHARITMVVEETDPGIDQLKKQLRKLSAVISAGEIAGETVSRELVLVKVRGDAPEQVQAITEMYDGETLDAGPRTITVELTGDEARIDAAIDAYRQFGIVEIARTGETALARGDVPTTPGEQPAPGCDTDDRERTAQPSADDGSAVPTEPAARTDGGERRPTK; this is translated from the coding sequence ATGAGCGGCGACGGTACAGGTCGATCGGACGACGAGAGCGAACAGAACGCCAGTCTTCCCGGTCAGGCCCCGTCCGAGCGGCCACACCCGGAGGCACGACGAAACACCGACGGGATACGGATCGATCCTGTCGTCGAGGCCGAGCACGAACCCCGCCGGGCGGTCGTCTCCGCCCTGGTCGATCACGAACCGGGCGTACTCGCGCAAGTGTCCGGCCTTGTTTCGCGCCGGCAGTTCAACATCGAGAGCCTGACCGTCGGACCGACGACCGTGGACGGCCACGCCCGGATCACGATGGTCGTCGAGGAGACCGACCCGGGCATCGACCAGCTCAAAAAACAGCTCCGAAAGCTTTCGGCCGTCATCTCGGCGGGCGAGATCGCGGGAGAGACCGTCTCCCGCGAACTGGTCCTCGTGAAGGTCCGCGGCGACGCCCCGGAACAGGTCCAGGCGATCACCGAGATGTACGACGGCGAGACGCTCGACGCCGGTCCGCGGACGATCACCGTCGAGCTCACCGGCGACGAGGCACGGATCGACGCCGCGATCGACGCCTACCGACAGTTCGGCATCGTCGAGATCGCTCGCACAGGGGAAACCGCCCTCGCGCGCGGTGACGTGCCGACGACCCCGGGCGAACAACCTGCACCAGGCTGTGATACCGACGACCGGGAGCGGACGGCCCAACCGAGCGCTGACGACGGGAGTGCTGTGCCGACCGAACCAGCGGCCCGAACGGACGGCGGTGAGCGACGTCCGACCAAGTGA